Proteins from a single region of Fodinibius sp. Rm-B-1B1-1:
- a CDS encoding acyl-CoA dehydrogenase produces the protein MEFLNESFGFLFQYPLWAVIVSMVIVATLFAFWGTPLWVWAIAGFVALWGFSAPTWLFVVFAALVVVFNVKPIRRTLLTGPLMKLLDAMNFLPQISETERTAIEAGNVWVDAELFSGKPNLKRLASESYPELSEEEQAFLDGPVEKLCSMVSDWDVFVRKGFTDEVWNFMREHKFFGLIIPEKYGGLEFSASAHSAIVTKLASRCGPLATTVMVPNSLGPAELLMHYGTDEQKDRYLPRLATGEEMPCFALTEPTAGSDAGAMTAEGEVFKGDDGELYIRLNFTKRYITLAAISTLIGLAFKLRDPENHLGKGEYPGITCALIPSDTEGIILGRRHDPLGVPFYNCPIDGEDAVVSVNQIIGGPEQAGNGWRMLMESLGVGRGISLPAQSMGGAKVATRALGAYTAVRKQFGINIGKFEGIEEPMARIGGFTYLMDAARRYTCAGLDIGEKPSVVTAIAKYNFTELGRQIVNDAMDIQGGAGISRGPRNIFAHGYISLPIAITVEGANILTRSLMIFGQGAIRCHPYAYDEIDALTRGDVKAFDGAFWKHIGHVVQNMSRSLLMSLTRGTIASSPVSGPAKKYYKKLSWASASFAFLADVALGSYGGGLKIKEKISGRFADILSWMYLATATLRRYDAEGQREEDRIFFEWSMEYAFAQIQEAFDAIYREIKVPGLSWLFRGPIALWSRMNRISSMPSDKLGHKVAQAMQQRSEQRDRITDGIYIPEDKEEALGRYEYAFRLSQEAAPIYKKIHKATKKKELPKTQVRFVIDQALEKGIIDDDEAVLLRKAENARVDMVQVDDFTLEEYENLTPSTPKLKDSAKAENIAE, from the coding sequence ATGGAATTTTTGAATGAAAGCTTCGGATTTTTATTTCAGTACCCGTTGTGGGCTGTTATTGTAAGCATGGTAATTGTTGCTACGCTTTTTGCATTCTGGGGTACACCGCTTTGGGTTTGGGCCATAGCCGGATTTGTAGCACTTTGGGGGTTTTCTGCCCCAACCTGGCTTTTTGTAGTCTTTGCAGCCCTGGTGGTTGTATTCAATGTTAAACCTATTCGTCGCACGCTTCTAACAGGTCCGTTGATGAAATTATTGGATGCGATGAACTTTTTGCCTCAAATTTCTGAAACGGAACGTACGGCTATTGAAGCTGGTAATGTATGGGTAGATGCTGAGCTGTTTTCTGGTAAACCCAACTTGAAACGATTGGCAAGTGAATCTTATCCCGAATTAAGTGAAGAGGAGCAAGCATTTCTTGATGGGCCCGTGGAAAAACTCTGTTCAATGGTTTCGGACTGGGATGTGTTTGTCCGCAAAGGATTTACTGACGAAGTTTGGAACTTTATGCGTGAGCATAAGTTTTTTGGATTGATTATTCCCGAAAAATATGGTGGACTCGAATTTTCTGCTTCTGCACACAGTGCTATTGTCACAAAGTTGGCTTCGCGGTGTGGACCGCTGGCAACAACTGTGATGGTTCCCAATTCACTGGGGCCTGCTGAATTGCTAATGCATTATGGTACTGACGAGCAGAAAGATCGTTATCTGCCGAGACTGGCTACGGGAGAAGAAATGCCCTGTTTTGCACTCACAGAACCTACAGCTGGTTCGGATGCCGGGGCGATGACGGCCGAGGGTGAGGTATTCAAAGGAGATGACGGAGAGCTTTATATCCGCCTGAATTTTACTAAACGATATATTACTCTTGCGGCTATTTCAACGTTGATAGGACTTGCTTTTAAACTGCGTGACCCCGAAAACCATTTGGGGAAAGGAGAATATCCTGGTATTACATGTGCGCTTATCCCAAGTGATACTGAAGGCATTATTTTGGGGCGTCGGCACGATCCGCTGGGGGTACCGTTCTATAACTGTCCTATTGATGGAGAAGATGCCGTGGTATCGGTCAATCAAATTATTGGGGGGCCCGAACAGGCAGGAAATGGTTGGCGCATGCTGATGGAGTCGCTCGGCGTAGGACGTGGTATCTCACTGCCAGCGCAAAGTATGGGCGGTGCTAAAGTAGCAACGCGTGCACTTGGAGCTTATACGGCTGTCCGTAAACAGTTCGGTATCAACATTGGTAAGTTCGAAGGTATTGAGGAGCCGATGGCTCGTATTGGTGGATTCACGTACCTAATGGATGCTGCACGCCGTTATACATGTGCCGGACTGGATATTGGAGAAAAACCATCGGTAGTAACAGCAATCGCGAAATACAATTTTACGGAGCTGGGGCGTCAGATTGTTAATGATGCCATGGATATTCAGGGCGGAGCTGGAATTTCTCGTGGCCCTCGCAATATTTTTGCCCACGGTTATATTTCACTTCCTATTGCTATCACAGTTGAAGGAGCCAATATTTTGACGCGGAGTCTGATGATCTTTGGTCAGGGTGCTATTCGTTGTCACCCTTATGCCTATGATGAAATTGACGCTTTAACCCGCGGTGATGTAAAGGCTTTTGATGGTGCTTTTTGGAAGCATATCGGTCACGTGGTGCAGAACATGTCCCGTTCGTTGCTAATGAGCCTGACACGGGGTACTATTGCTTCTTCACCAGTTAGTGGACCAGCTAAAAAGTATTACAAGAAATTGTCCTGGGCTTCTGCCTCGTTCGCCTTTTTAGCTGATGTTGCGCTCGGTTCTTATGGTGGTGGACTCAAAATTAAAGAGAAGATCAGTGGTCGCTTCGCGGACATTTTAAGTTGGATGTATCTTGCTACTGCAACCTTACGTCGTTACGATGCGGAGGGACAACGAGAAGAAGATCGCATCTTTTTCGAGTGGTCGATGGAGTATGCTTTTGCCCAAATCCAAGAAGCCTTTGATGCTATATATCGTGAAATTAAAGTACCGGGTCTAAGCTGGTTATTCCGAGGACCTATTGCTCTGTGGTCGCGGATGAATCGCATTAGTAGTATGCCGTCTGATAAATTGGGACACAAAGTGGCTCAGGCCATGCAGCAACGAAGCGAACAGCGTGATCGCATCACAGATGGAATTTATATTCCTGAAGATAAGGAGGAGGCGCTCGGCCGTTATGAATACGCTTTTAGGCTTTCGCAAGAAGCTGCACCAATTTATAAGAAGATTCATAAGGCAACCAAGAAAAAAGAACTACCTAAAACGCAGGTGCGTTTTGTAATTGATCAGGCGTTGGAGAAAGGCATTATTGATGATGACGAAGCTGTACTGCTACGTAAAGCCGAAAACGCTCGCGTAGATATGGTTCAGGTTGATGACTTTACGCTTGAAGAGTATGAAAACCTGACACCATCGACTCCCAAACTTAAAGATAGTGCCAAAGCAGAAAATATAGCTGAATAA
- the pdxH gene encoding pyridoxamine 5'-phosphate oxidase, which produces MPDNSRSDKEIAELRREYSRQVLAESEVAAHPIDQFTQWFQQALSAELLDANAMTLATANKDGQPSSRIVLLKGVDENGFRFYTNYNSRKGQELTENPHAALCFYWAPLERQVRIEGKVAKLSQAASKEYFKQRPRESQLGAWASKQSSKVGTREALENRFNEIKERFEGQEVPLPEFWGGFLLRPHRVEFWQGREGRMHDRICYEKKDDRWNIFRLAP; this is translated from the coding sequence ATGCCTGACAATAGTCGATCAGATAAAGAAATAGCAGAATTACGGCGCGAATATTCCCGGCAGGTATTGGCGGAATCAGAGGTTGCTGCGCATCCCATTGATCAATTCACGCAATGGTTTCAGCAGGCTCTTTCTGCCGAGCTGCTTGATGCCAATGCAATGACTCTTGCTACTGCAAATAAAGATGGGCAGCCTTCGTCACGCATTGTGTTGCTTAAAGGGGTTGATGAGAATGGATTCCGTTTTTATACGAACTACAATAGTAGAAAGGGACAGGAGTTAACAGAAAATCCCCATGCAGCGCTCTGTTTCTACTGGGCTCCTTTGGAACGTCAAGTGCGGATTGAGGGAAAGGTTGCAAAATTAAGTCAGGCGGCATCAAAAGAATATTTCAAGCAGCGTCCACGCGAAAGTCAATTGGGGGCTTGGGCTTCAAAGCAAAGTTCAAAAGTTGGTACCCGAGAAGCACTCGAAAATCGATTTAATGAAATCAAAGAGCGTTTTGAGGGACAGGAAGTGCCGTTACCGGAATTTTGGGGCGGATTTCTGCTTCGACCTCATCGGGTAGAATTTTGGCAAGGGCGTGAAGGGCGAATGCACGATCGGATCTGTTATGAAAAAAAAGATGATCGGTGGAATATCTTCAGACTTGCTCCGTAA
- the trmB gene encoding tRNA (guanosine(46)-N7)-methyltransferase TrmB, translating into MGKGKLEKYKEVSAFSNTLELTNFQDEESEKPRGRWHTDVFGNDNPIVLELACGKGTYTLELARRNPQKNFIGVDIKGHRIWKGAKEALEEDLDNVRFLRIYIDHLDEYFAPKEVDEIWITFPDPYPRHSNRTKRLSSPKFLKIYQSVMKPEGVVHFKTDSNELFSFTKKVVRKSGCEVQDRVEEIYDERPDDELLTIQTHFEKRHLEKGRSISYIKFSLLGSNITWTLD; encoded by the coding sequence ATGGGAAAAGGAAAACTCGAAAAATATAAGGAAGTATCAGCATTTTCGAATACCCTGGAGCTTACCAACTTTCAGGATGAGGAATCTGAAAAGCCAAGGGGACGTTGGCATACTGATGTTTTTGGCAATGACAATCCTATTGTATTGGAATTAGCGTGTGGTAAGGGTACGTATACGCTGGAGTTGGCACGACGGAATCCGCAGAAAAATTTTATAGGCGTTGATATTAAGGGACATCGTATTTGGAAGGGGGCAAAGGAAGCATTAGAAGAAGATTTGGATAATGTTCGGTTTCTCCGAATTTATATTGATCACCTTGATGAATATTTTGCCCCGAAAGAGGTTGATGAGATATGGATTACTTTTCCTGACCCTTATCCCCGTCATTCTAATCGCACCAAGCGACTTTCGAGTCCGAAGTTTTTAAAGATTTATCAAAGCGTAATGAAGCCGGAAGGAGTGGTTCATTTCAAGACGGATAGCAATGAGCTTTTTTCGTTTACGAAGAAAGTGGTCCGAAAGTCGGGATGCGAGGTGCAGGATAGGGTAGAAGAAATATATGATGAACGTCCCGATGATGAATTACTGACTATTCAAACCCATTTCGAAAAACGTCATCTTGAAAAGGGACGATCCATATCTTATATAAAATTTTCGTTACTCGGATCTAACATCACTTGGACCCTTGATTAG
- a CDS encoding thioredoxin family protein: MSSTPSTMMDLGTKAPDFKLFDTVNNQLVSLDDFDNAKGLLVVFMCNHCPYVKHILDEFVVAARDLQQKGIGVVAISSNDVENYPDDSPVKMAAEARAHQFSFPYLYDGTQEVAKAYNAACTPDFFLFDEKDELVYRGQFDDSRPGNDKPVNGKDLREAVELLFDGKVKEDQKPSMGCNIKWKKGNAPEYFEG, translated from the coding sequence ATGTCAAGTACTCCTTCAACGATGATGGATCTGGGAACAAAAGCGCCAGATTTTAAATTATTTGATACCGTTAATAACCAGTTGGTTTCACTCGATGATTTTGATAATGCTAAGGGCCTGTTGGTTGTTTTTATGTGTAATCACTGTCCGTATGTGAAGCATATTTTAGATGAATTTGTAGTGGCGGCTCGCGATTTACAGCAAAAAGGTATTGGTGTTGTTGCAATAAGTTCTAATGATGTCGAGAACTATCCAGATGACAGCCCGGTTAAGATGGCTGCCGAAGCACGTGCCCACCAGTTTTCGTTCCCTTATCTATATGATGGTACGCAGGAAGTGGCAAAGGCATATAATGCAGCCTGTACACCTGACTTCTTTTTGTTTGATGAAAAAGATGAGTTGGTTTATCGCGGGCAATTTGATGACAGTCGTCCGGGTAATGATAAACCAGTAAATGGTAAAGATCTTCGAGAGGCAGTAGAATTATTATTTGATGGGAAGGTAAAAGAAGATCAAAAGCCAAGCATGGGATGTAACATTAAGTGGAAAAAGGGGAATGCTCCGGAATATTTTGAAGGGTAA
- a CDS encoding TetR/AcrR family transcriptional regulator, whose protein sequence is MAPSKEKSLKNKIVNAARQVLLSDGYRNFSLRKIARTIDVSATSIYLHFENKDDLVHTLIEEAIERLNNRLQKVVAAGNNPIEKLEALAREYVDFALDHPREYQVIYLVSSDEMTRYPKEKFRKARKGYDLVIEVLKQGVEEGLIAEEKPRIAAYTFWAQLHGVMSVVLSKRLDTRINQQAFIEEAIEHIIDGYQVRTALSTNNRKV, encoded by the coding sequence ATGGCTCCGTCGAAGGAAAAAAGTCTTAAAAATAAGATTGTTAATGCAGCTCGGCAGGTATTGCTATCTGATGGGTATCGAAATTTTTCACTTCGCAAAATAGCTCGAACCATTGATGTAAGTGCTACGAGCATTTATCTGCATTTTGAAAACAAGGACGATTTGGTTCATACCCTAATTGAAGAGGCCATCGAGCGGCTAAACAATAGGCTCCAGAAAGTGGTTGCAGCCGGTAACAATCCCATCGAAAAGCTGGAAGCATTGGCACGGGAGTATGTGGACTTTGCCTTAGACCATCCGAGAGAGTACCAAGTGATTTATCTTGTCAGTTCGGATGAAATGACGCGCTATCCCAAAGAAAAATTCCGCAAGGCTCGAAAGGGATATGATCTTGTCATTGAAGTGCTAAAACAAGGGGTTGAAGAAGGATTAATTGCCGAGGAAAAACCAAGAATAGCAGCATATACATTTTGGGCACAACTGCACGGGGTGATGTCAGTGGTACTATCAAAGCGATTAGACACACGTATTAATCAGCAGGCATTTATAGAGGAGGCTATTGAACATATTATTGACGGATATCAAGTGCGGACTGCATTATCAACAAACAACAGAAAAGTGTGA
- a CDS encoding hydantoinase B/oxoprolinase family protein, with product MQENQSLSWQIWIDTGGTFTDCIARTPDGHRKTAKVLSNSSLRGKITSAGSETHTYKIEQEWDAPDDFVKGFCFKLLGDNKSEAKVTAFDSKTSVLTLDRSIQVNEGVSFEVRSDEEAPVLAMRLVTETSVRDTLPPIDLRLATTKATNALLEEKGVPTAFFVTNGFEDLLEISTQQRPDLFALEIKKRCPIYEQVVGVEERLGTDGDIITSLELSPLESRVEQILGEGIKSAAVAFMHSYKNGEHERQLKQWLLEKGFEHVSISSELSPFIRIIPRAETTLVNAYLVPIIQRYLDDVEAVLPEENMHIMTSAGGLTQKQDYLPKDSLLSGPAGGVVGAAAVGKEAAFDKIISLDMGGTSTDVSRYDSDFEYNFEHQVGNAHLIAPTLNIETVAAGGGSICYFDGYKLCVGPQSAGAWPGPACYGAGGPLTITDVNLLLGRLDPRNFHIPVDVEAAKKKLKELQKEVEATGRENPTEQELLSGFLKIANERMADVIRKVSVRKGYDTREYGMVAFGGAGGQHACAIARRLNIDTVLVPKEAGLLSAYGIGNARIEQFAETQLLKSYDQVEDELEQFCESLAQQARQKLKDTGIESDRIVERRQILSMRLEGQETSIEIDYDPESDPKKIFKKAYEEQYGHWISDRAIEVESLRVVASVKTNTQEKKAISKVQGAPKPKFEKPIWFEGEEKATPVYDRNDFKQGHEIDGPALVLDPHSTIVVEPDWRLSVTEQDTLKIDRQKSKEDVDDQVVSEVVKLELFTNRFSSIAEEMGEVLRRTALSVNVKDRLDFSCALLNAEGELVVNAPHIPVHLGALGLCVRKLKEHITMEPGDVVITNHPAYGGSHLPDVTIVTPVFTDDHQLVGYAASRAHHAEIGGTAPGSMPPTATSLAEEGVVIPPMYVIKNGNERWDEIKNHLRNGEYPSRNVEENIADIRAAIAANQRGRNSLRLLCENYGFEEVHHYMAALTNHAEQKMCDTIKNIPSGQYESEEFLDDGTPLKVSLQIKEEDIEIDFSGTGAVHPRNLNATPAIVNSVVMYVLRLLIDEQIPLNEGILKPINMELPTCLLNPDFDEDPSQCPAVVGGNVEVSQRLVDTLLKPFERVACSQGTMNNILFGNDKFGYYETVGGGTGAGPDFEGANAVHHHMTNTRGTDPEVLEHRYPVLLEKYAIRKGSGGKGKHRGGNGIVRKIKFLEPVELTVLTQHRKEVPYGLQGGESGQAGEQYVVRNDGRREQLAATDGKFLEAGDRFILKTPGGGGFGKPPEY from the coding sequence ATGCAAGAGAATCAGAGTTTGTCTTGGCAAATTTGGATTGACACTGGGGGTACGTTTACGGATTGTATTGCTCGAACACCCGACGGCCATCGCAAAACCGCCAAAGTGCTAAGTAACAGCTCTTTACGTGGTAAAATCACAAGTGCCGGTTCAGAGACTCATACCTATAAAATAGAGCAGGAATGGGATGCACCGGATGACTTTGTTAAAGGATTTTGTTTCAAGTTATTAGGAGATAATAAAAGCGAAGCCAAAGTTACAGCTTTTGATAGCAAAACCTCTGTATTAACATTAGATCGTTCGATCCAGGTCAATGAGGGAGTATCTTTTGAAGTGCGATCGGATGAGGAGGCCCCGGTGTTGGCTATGCGACTGGTGACCGAAACGTCGGTCAGGGATACATTGCCACCCATCGATTTGCGATTGGCAACGACCAAGGCAACCAATGCACTGCTTGAAGAAAAGGGTGTGCCCACAGCTTTCTTTGTTACAAATGGATTCGAAGATCTGCTGGAAATTAGTACGCAGCAGCGTCCGGATCTTTTTGCATTGGAAATAAAAAAGCGATGCCCAATCTATGAGCAGGTGGTGGGGGTAGAAGAGCGGTTGGGTACTGATGGAGATATCATAACGAGCTTAGAGCTTTCGCCGCTCGAGTCCAGAGTAGAGCAGATACTGGGTGAGGGCATAAAGTCGGCGGCTGTTGCGTTTATGCATAGCTATAAAAACGGGGAGCACGAGCGCCAATTAAAACAATGGCTGCTGGAAAAGGGATTCGAGCATGTATCCATATCCTCTGAGCTCAGCCCTTTTATTCGGATTATCCCCCGCGCCGAAACGACCTTGGTCAATGCTTACCTGGTACCGATTATTCAGAGGTATCTCGATGATGTAGAGGCTGTGCTTCCAGAAGAAAATATGCACATAATGACCAGCGCAGGTGGACTTACCCAAAAGCAAGATTACTTACCAAAGGACAGTTTGCTGAGCGGTCCGGCGGGTGGAGTTGTAGGTGCGGCTGCAGTGGGAAAAGAAGCTGCTTTCGATAAAATAATCTCGTTGGATATGGGCGGGACCAGCACAGATGTGTCTCGCTACGATTCGGATTTTGAATATAACTTCGAACACCAGGTCGGTAATGCTCATCTTATTGCTCCTACACTCAACATCGAGACCGTTGCGGCAGGCGGTGGATCCATCTGCTATTTTGATGGATATAAGCTTTGCGTGGGACCGCAAAGTGCAGGAGCGTGGCCGGGTCCGGCCTGTTACGGTGCGGGTGGCCCGCTAACTATTACCGATGTGAATCTTTTGCTGGGTCGTTTGGATCCCCGGAACTTTCATATCCCTGTGGATGTGGAAGCTGCTAAAAAGAAGCTAAAAGAGTTGCAAAAAGAAGTTGAAGCGACAGGACGAGAAAATCCCACTGAACAAGAGCTATTATCGGGATTTTTGAAAATTGCCAACGAACGGATGGCCGACGTCATCAGAAAAGTGTCCGTTCGCAAGGGTTATGATACCCGTGAATATGGAATGGTAGCGTTTGGTGGGGCCGGCGGTCAGCATGCCTGCGCGATTGCTCGTCGCCTGAATATCGATACGGTATTGGTACCTAAAGAAGCGGGGTTACTGAGCGCTTATGGCATCGGTAACGCCCGCATCGAGCAGTTTGCAGAAACGCAACTCTTGAAGTCCTATGATCAGGTTGAAGATGAACTGGAGCAATTTTGTGAGAGTCTGGCACAGCAAGCTCGGCAAAAGCTAAAAGACACCGGGATTGAAAGTGACCGAATTGTTGAGCGACGGCAAATTTTATCGATGCGTTTAGAGGGACAGGAGACCTCCATCGAGATTGATTACGATCCGGAATCGGATCCCAAAAAAATATTTAAGAAAGCATACGAAGAACAGTACGGCCATTGGATATCGGACCGTGCTATTGAGGTGGAAAGCCTGAGGGTAGTCGCTTCGGTGAAAACGAATACTCAGGAGAAAAAAGCTATTTCCAAAGTTCAGGGAGCCCCAAAACCAAAGTTCGAGAAACCAATTTGGTTTGAGGGTGAAGAGAAAGCTACGCCTGTATATGATCGCAACGATTTTAAACAGGGACACGAGATTGACGGACCTGCATTGGTTCTGGATCCCCATAGTACGATTGTTGTGGAGCCTGATTGGAGGCTGTCAGTAACGGAGCAGGATACTTTAAAGATAGATCGACAAAAAAGTAAGGAGGATGTTGACGATCAGGTAGTATCTGAGGTCGTAAAGTTGGAGCTTTTTACCAATAGGTTTAGCTCCATTGCCGAAGAAATGGGAGAGGTGCTCCGGCGCACAGCGCTGTCGGTGAATGTTAAAGACCGGCTGGATTTTTCGTGTGCTTTACTAAATGCAGAAGGAGAACTGGTCGTAAATGCACCTCATATCCCGGTGCATCTTGGTGCTTTGGGATTGTGTGTGCGGAAGCTTAAGGAACATATTACCATGGAGCCTGGTGATGTTGTTATTACCAATCACCCGGCTTATGGAGGTTCGCACCTACCAGATGTAACTATTGTAACGCCAGTTTTTACGGATGATCATCAGCTTGTGGGGTATGCCGCCAGTCGTGCGCACCATGCCGAAATTGGAGGGACGGCTCCGGGATCAATGCCGCCGACGGCAACCAGCCTTGCGGAAGAGGGTGTAGTGATTCCACCGATGTATGTGATTAAAAACGGTAATGAGCGATGGGATGAAATTAAAAATCATCTTCGCAACGGAGAATATCCAAGCCGGAATGTGGAGGAAAATATAGCAGATATTAGGGCAGCAATAGCTGCCAATCAGCGTGGACGGAATAGCTTAAGATTGCTATGCGAAAATTATGGTTTTGAAGAAGTACATCACTATATGGCAGCGTTGACCAATCACGCCGAGCAGAAAATGTGTGATACTATCAAAAATATACCTTCAGGCCAATACGAAAGTGAGGAGTTTTTGGATGATGGAACGCCGTTGAAAGTATCGTTGCAGATAAAAGAGGAGGATATTGAGATTGATTTTTCCGGCACGGGTGCGGTGCATCCCCGTAACCTGAATGCGACTCCGGCTATTGTTAACAGTGTGGTAATGTATGTGCTACGCTTGCTGATTGACGAGCAAATTCCGCTGAATGAGGGGATTTTAAAGCCGATAAATATGGAGTTACCCACTTGTTTGCTTAATCCTGATTTTGATGAAGATCCGAGCCAATGTCCCGCTGTGGTAGGTGGCAATGTTGAGGTAAGCCAGCGTTTGGTCGATACCTTGCTCAAGCCTTTTGAACGCGTGGCTTGTAGCCAGGGCACGATGAATAATATTTTGTTTGGCAATGACAAATTTGGGTACTATGAAACGGTCGGCGGAGGAACGGGAGCGGGGCCTGATTTTGAGGGGGCGAATGCCGTTCATCATCATATGACAAATACGCGTGGTACCGATCCTGAAGTGTTGGAACATCGTTATCCGGTCCTGCTCGAAAAATACGCGATTCGAAAAGGATCAGGCGGAAAAGGAAAACATCGGGGTGGCAATGGTATTGTTCGAAAGATTAAGTTCCTGGAACCGGTCGAGTTGACTGTCTTAACGCAACATCGAAAAGAAGTGCCATACGGATTACAAGGTGGAGAGTCGGGCCAAGCTGGTGAACAATATGTTGTAAGAAATGATGGGCGGCGTGAACAGTTGGCTGCAACAGATGGAAAATTCTTGGAAGCTGGAGATCGATTTATCCTTAAGACACCCGGCGGCGGTGGCTTTGGGAAGCCACCGGAGTATTAA
- a CDS encoding PA0069 family radical SAM protein yields MTLWCHKICYALGEKEKQIVTTMNEKDKNPIRGRGASDNPANRFEGRYTDYDLDEDSGEKPSQETKLIRDDTKEILSKNDSPDIPFTYGLNPYRGCEHGCIYCYARPTHEFLGFSAGLDFESRIMVKYDAADKLRTKFADKNWKPEPITLSGVTDPYQPVERELEITRSCLEIFAEARNPVGIITKNYLVTRDIELLKELSQYNAVHVTLSITTLDRDLARVMEPRTSQPYRRLKAIEKLAENDISVGVNVAPIIPGLTDHECPGILKEARNAGATHAGYTIVRLPYGVKDLFTEWLAQHFPDRKEKVLNRIRDMRGGKLYESEFGKRFTGEGEFYSQIKSMFKIHVEKYGFNQSPLSLSREHFQRPEKGQLTLF; encoded by the coding sequence ATGACACTATGGTGTCATAAAATCTGTTATGCTTTAGGTGAGAAAGAAAAACAGATTGTGACTACCATGAATGAAAAGGACAAAAATCCGATTCGCGGTCGCGGTGCTTCGGATAATCCGGCAAATCGGTTTGAGGGTCGATACACCGATTATGATTTAGATGAGGATTCCGGAGAAAAGCCATCCCAGGAAACGAAACTGATTCGTGATGATACTAAAGAGATCCTCTCTAAGAATGACAGCCCCGATATCCCTTTTACTTATGGGTTGAACCCATATCGTGGATGCGAGCATGGGTGTATTTATTGTTATGCACGTCCCACCCACGAATTCTTGGGCTTTTCGGCCGGCCTTGATTTTGAATCACGGATCATGGTTAAATATGATGCCGCTGATAAATTACGTACTAAATTTGCTGATAAAAATTGGAAGCCCGAACCTATTACATTAAGTGGGGTTACCGATCCATATCAACCGGTTGAAAGAGAGCTTGAAATTACCAGGAGTTGCCTGGAGATTTTTGCTGAAGCACGGAACCCGGTGGGTATTATCACGAAGAATTATCTGGTCACTCGTGATATTGAGCTATTGAAAGAATTATCGCAATACAATGCGGTACATGTAACACTATCGATAACCACGCTTGATCGGGATTTGGCCCGGGTGATGGAACCACGAACTTCTCAGCCATATCGACGCTTGAAAGCCATCGAAAAATTGGCGGAGAATGATATTTCTGTAGGTGTTAATGTGGCTCCTATAATACCGGGACTTACTGATCATGAATGTCCCGGTATTTTAAAGGAAGCTCGTAATGCCGGGGCCACTCATGCCGGTTATACTATTGTTCGGTTACCTTATGGAGTTAAAGATTTGTTCACAGAATGGCTCGCACAACATTTCCCTGATCGCAAAGAAAAAGTACTGAATAGAATTCGTGATATGCGGGGCGGTAAGCTATATGAAAGTGAATTTGGCAAGCGTTTTACCGGAGAGGGAGAGTTTTACAGCCAAATAAAAAGCATGTTTAAGATTCATGTTGAAAAATATGGATTTAATCAGTCTCCATTATCATTGTCGAGAGAGCATTTTCAACGTCCCGAAAAGGGACAATTAACATTGTTTTAA